The following are from one region of the Bactrocera oleae isolate idBacOlea1 chromosome 6, idBacOlea1, whole genome shotgun sequence genome:
- the LOC106618171 gene encoding proton-coupled amino acid transporter-like protein CG1139, whose amino-acid sequence MSKNGHSNPTFIGDSVVSDKATKRYSLELAEKGGKTVGVASKEAAYDYDYNPYENREVEHPTTNSETLFHLLKGSLGTGILAMPNAFRNAGYITGSIGTVIIGFICTYCIHQLVKAEYELCRRKKVPSMNYPNVAENALLEGPPFFRKFAPYIGHVVNTFLLIYQLGCCCVYVVFVASNIKSIADFYLDEPVDVRLCMVIILLPLIFINWVRNLKYLAPFSTIANGITMVSFGIICYYIFREPFTTEDKVAVAPFAGFPLFFGTVLFALEAIGIILPLENEMKSPKKFGGSCGVLNVAMVLIVFLYSGMGLFGYLNYGGEVEGSITLNLPSKDILAQCVKGMLAFAIYITHGLACYVAIDITWSDYVAEKLSPQRSKLFWEYVVRTSIVLVTFFLAVAIPNLELFISLFGALCLSALGLAFPALIQICTHWYHRKGVAKVWLLASNFVLIIVGILGLIIGTSTSLSEIIATFSK is encoded by the exons ATGAGCAAAAATGGGCACAGCAATCCGACATTCATTGGCGACAGTGTTGTCAGCGACAAAGCGACCAAGAGATACTCACTAGAATTAGCTGAGAAAGGTGGCAAGACGGTGGGCGTGGCATCGAAGGAAGCTGCGTACGATTACGATTACAATCCTTATGAAAATCGCGAGGTTGAACATCCTACAAC CAATTCCGAGACACTCTTCCACTTGTTGAAGGGTTCTTTGGGCACAGGCATACTTGCTATGCCGAATGCCTTCCGTAATGCCGGCTATATAACTGGCAGCATAGGTACCGTCATCATTGGATTTATCTGCACTTATTGCATACATCAGCTCGTGAAAGCCGAATATGAACTATGTCGGCGGAAAAAG GTACCTAGCATGAATTATCCCAATGTGGCGGAGAATGCTTTGCTGGAGGGACCGCCATTCTTTCGTAAATTTGCGCCCTACATTGGTCATGTGGTAAACACTTTCCTTCTCATCTATCAATTGGGATGTTGCTGTGTCTATGTCGTTTTCGTAGCCTCAAATATTAAATCCATAGCCGATTTTTATTTAGATGAACCCGTCGATGTGCGTCTGTGTATGGTGATCATACTGTTACCACTGATCTTCATCAATTGG GTTCGCAATCTGAAATATCTAGCGCCATTCTCTACAATTGCCAATGGCATCACCATGGTTTCGTTCGGCATTATCTGCTACTATATCTTCCGGGAACCTTTCACCACCGAGGACAAGGTAGCCGTGGCGCCTTTTGCCGGCTTTCCACTTTTCTTTGGCACAGTGCTCTTTGCCTTAGAAGCTATCGGCATCATACTGCCGTTGGAGAATGAAATGAAGTCGCCGAAGAAGTTCGGCGGCAGCTGTGGTGTGCTCAACGTTGCGATGGTTCTCATTGTATTCCTGTACTCAGGCATGGGTCTGTTTGGCTATCTGAATTATGGTGGTGAAGTTGAGGGTTCCATCACATTGAATTTGCCTTCGAAAGACAT TTTGGCTCAGTGTGTGAAAGGCATGCTGGCCTTTGCGATATATATTACACATGGCCTGGCGTGCTATGTAGCCATTGATATTACATGGAGTGATTATGTAGCGGAGAAATTGAGTCCGCAGCGAAGCAAGCTTTTCTGGGAATACGTGGTGCGCACTTCTATAGTGCTGGTGACAT TCTTCCTAGCCGTGGCCATACCTAATTTGGAACTTTTCATTTCGCTCTTCGGTGCGCTCTGCCTTTCGGCGCTCGGCTTGGCTTTCCCGGCATTAATTCAGATCTGTACACATTGGTATCACAGAAAAGGTGTTGCTAAAGTTTGGCTACTAGCTAGCAATTTTGTGCTTATCATAGTCGGCATACTGGGTTTGATAATCGGCACATCTACATCGCTATCGGAAATCATCGCCACATTCTCCAAGTGA